One genomic segment of Streptomyces liangshanensis includes these proteins:
- a CDS encoding SLATT domain-containing protein: protein MSQPEMQPGGPAREEDPSDHSYPANPPNPSHPSNPANPADPSPHHPDPSDHPDASGRPGPPDAADPASGRSTRSGRPACPPVGDLTGGPFPLGDWGEPAERLDELYRWAESGALRTVAWYLADRVRKRRAACVLRASTAFGVVAGTALPLLDLTRALPGAAGWGYVSLLLGAACVGCDRYFGLTSGWMRSVATAQAVQRRLQTFQFDWASESVREVLGPAEGTASEAAERCLNVLRRFSEDVTELVRSETADWMVEFRSGPAPLVMQSLASGGGRQDAGPGPGRFPLPPGTRPNMPRQRPPESPR from the coding sequence GTGAGCCAGCCGGAGATGCAGCCCGGAGGCCCCGCCCGGGAGGAGGACCCCTCGGACCACTCGTACCCGGCCAACCCGCCCAACCCGTCCCACCCGTCCAATCCGGCCAATCCGGCCGACCCGTCCCCTCACCACCCGGACCCCTCGGACCACCCGGACGCGTCGGGCCGGCCCGGACCCCCGGACGCCGCCGATCCCGCGTCCGGCCGCTCCACCCGATCCGGCCGCCCCGCCTGCCCGCCCGTCGGCGACCTGACCGGCGGCCCCTTCCCGCTGGGGGACTGGGGCGAGCCGGCCGAGCGGCTGGACGAGCTGTACCGGTGGGCCGAGAGCGGGGCACTGCGCACGGTCGCCTGGTACCTCGCCGACCGGGTACGCAAGCGGCGCGCCGCGTGCGTCCTGCGGGCCTCCACGGCTTTCGGCGTCGTCGCGGGTACGGCCCTGCCGCTGCTCGACCTCACCCGGGCGCTGCCCGGAGCCGCCGGCTGGGGGTACGTCTCGCTGCTGCTGGGCGCGGCCTGCGTGGGGTGCGACCGGTACTTCGGCCTCACGTCCGGGTGGATGCGGTCGGTCGCGACGGCCCAGGCCGTACAGCGCCGGCTCCAGACGTTCCAGTTCGACTGGGCGTCGGAGAGCGTACGGGAGGTGCTGGGCCCCGCCGAGGGCACCGCGAGCGAGGCGGCGGAGCGGTGCCTGAACGTGTTGCGGCGCTTCTCCGAGGACGTGACGGAGTTAGTTCGGTCGGAGACCGCGGACTGGATGGTGGAGTTCCGGTCGGGACCCGCCCCGCTGGTCATGCAGTCCCTCGCGAGCGGCGGGGGACGGCAGGACGCGGGGCCGGGGCCGGGGCGCTTCCCGCTGCCCCCGGGCACCCGCCCCAACATGCCGCGCCAGCGCCCCCCGGAGTCGCCCCGCTAG